From a single Streptomyces sp. 2114.4 genomic region:
- a CDS encoding type IV secretory system conjugative DNA transfer family protein, whose product MNTPAATTPRTASTERAVAFATSAAPVAVGVVAPFLDGGAAFTATLAYGGAAGFMAANYMRRIPQALANNLPAADIMQAHRSPLFISTLSTGMALGIGTLGGPDGADALMAGLLTLPSVPGIVSLGWWAAVALVPLKLRNVFGRKARKTSVGHATAAAVAHTLAPTDANDILKQWAQHISNPHNGTHKGQELTVRTIGPNRWTGTITAPVGSSVTVTEEKISSVYRKDAAWITLRSGAHTGEKHITVNLTAPAELDTSTLAGAWKKWVAPAVMKGSHLEEVQTDPHTGGEVAIVVANEDTARLVTPNQDDLAGALRTTTLLCSYSPTPGNPRRGEIRLMQHNPLEDGTPFPGTDVLKISEGGYVQVGRHVSGFPARVQFTDPVLGARHLFIAGVTGSGKGGLVQIAALADHVNGHAIIYSDPKGSSNPDVETMACYNGLGEDGCMGGLRVAYALMQWRIEESARLKMKNFVATPERPWVRFILDEAHVPLSELDHHKKEARIILEALAAKARSLGIILLIVNQAVNADKLGGSTALRTNVIQGGSLVMLRTDSDQQHLATTGFEGVDPGQIPAAWDVDRPLIYDETVALKDPRSTFGLGYTLGPGGSAEMMRTFTLESAAPYIDETAVAYPADWPDWENRDEIAATSILGEDGADGDFGDSPSTFFSGFEAPKKPASADDKILQALEDVSDPLGIDVIYKHKDEIAKLADIQGSTLDNALTRLKKADKIHPREGARGEYGLGPKPTTDEEAPAE is encoded by the coding sequence GTGAACACGCCCGCCGCCACCACCCCCCGCACAGCATCCACCGAACGAGCCGTCGCCTTCGCTACATCCGCAGCCCCCGTAGCCGTCGGCGTCGTCGCCCCGTTCCTCGACGGCGGCGCAGCGTTCACCGCGACCCTCGCCTACGGAGGCGCAGCCGGATTCATGGCCGCCAACTACATGCGCCGCATCCCGCAGGCCCTGGCCAACAACCTCCCCGCCGCAGACATCATGCAGGCCCACCGCTCCCCGCTGTTCATTTCCACCCTCTCCACCGGCATGGCCCTCGGCATCGGCACCCTCGGCGGACCCGACGGCGCCGACGCCCTCATGGCCGGCCTCCTCACCCTGCCCTCCGTACCCGGCATCGTCTCCCTCGGCTGGTGGGCCGCGGTCGCCCTCGTGCCGCTCAAGCTCCGCAACGTCTTCGGCCGCAAGGCACGCAAGACCTCCGTGGGCCACGCTACGGCCGCAGCTGTGGCGCACACACTCGCCCCGACCGACGCCAACGACATCCTCAAGCAGTGGGCCCAGCACATCTCCAACCCCCACAACGGCACCCACAAGGGCCAGGAACTCACCGTCCGAACCATCGGCCCGAACCGCTGGACCGGCACCATCACCGCCCCCGTCGGATCCTCCGTCACCGTCACCGAGGAGAAGATCTCCTCCGTCTACCGCAAGGACGCCGCCTGGATCACCCTCAGGTCCGGCGCCCACACAGGGGAGAAGCACATCACCGTCAACCTCACCGCCCCCGCGGAACTCGACACCAGCACCCTCGCCGGGGCCTGGAAGAAGTGGGTCGCCCCCGCCGTCATGAAGGGCTCCCACCTCGAAGAAGTCCAGACCGACCCCCACACCGGCGGAGAGGTCGCCATCGTCGTCGCCAACGAAGACACCGCCCGCCTCGTCACCCCCAACCAGGACGACCTCGCCGGAGCCCTCCGCACCACCACCCTCCTCTGCTCCTACTCACCCACCCCCGGCAACCCCCGCCGCGGAGAGATCCGCCTGATGCAGCACAACCCCCTGGAGGACGGCACCCCGTTCCCCGGCACCGACGTCCTGAAGATCTCCGAAGGCGGCTACGTCCAGGTCGGCCGCCACGTCTCCGGGTTCCCCGCCCGCGTCCAGTTCACCGACCCCGTCCTCGGCGCCCGTCACCTCTTCATCGCCGGCGTTACCGGGTCCGGCAAGGGAGGACTCGTCCAGATTGCCGCCCTCGCCGACCACGTCAACGGCCACGCCATCATCTACTCCGACCCCAAGGGCTCCTCCAACCCCGACGTCGAAACCATGGCCTGCTACAACGGCCTCGGAGAAGACGGCTGCATGGGCGGCCTCCGCGTCGCCTACGCCCTCATGCAGTGGCGCATCGAAGAGTCTGCTCGCCTCAAGATGAAGAACTTCGTCGCCACCCCGGAACGCCCCTGGGTCCGCTTCATCCTCGACGAGGCCCACGTCCCCCTCTCCGAGCTGGACCACCACAAGAAGGAAGCCCGCATCATCCTGGAGGCCCTTGCCGCCAAGGCCCGCTCCCTCGGCATCATCCTGCTGATCGTCAACCAGGCTGTGAACGCTGACAAGCTCGGCGGCTCCACCGCCCTGCGCACCAATGTCATCCAGGGCGGCAGCCTCGTCATGCTCCGTACCGACTCCGACCAGCAGCACCTCGCCACCACCGGATTCGAAGGCGTCGACCCCGGCCAGATCCCTGCCGCCTGGGACGTCGACCGCCCCCTCATCTACGACGAGACCGTCGCCCTCAAGGACCCCCGCTCGACCTTCGGCCTCGGATACACCCTCGGCCCCGGCGGATCCGCCGAGATGATGCGCACCTTCACCCTCGAGTCCGCCGCTCCCTACATCGACGAGACGGCCGTCGCCTACCCCGCGGACTGGCCCGACTGGGAGAACCGCGACGAGATCGCCGCCACGTCCATCCTCGGCGAGGACGGCGCAGACGGAGACTTCGGCGATTCGCCCAGCACCTTCTTCAGCGGATTCGAAGCCCCCAAGAAGCCCGCCAGCGCCGACGACAAGATCCTCCAAGCGCTCGAGGACGTTTCCGACCCGCTGGGCATCGACGTCATCTACAAGCACAAAGACGAGATCGCAAAGCTCGCCGACATCCAGGGCTCCACCCTCGACAACGCCCTGACCCGCCTCAAGAAGGCAGACAAGATTCACCCCCGGGAAGGCGCCCGAGGCGAGTACGGCCTGGGCCCCAAGCCCACCACCGACGAGGAAGCCCCGGCGGAGTAG
- a CDS encoding helix-turn-helix transcriptional regulator, protein MPTFPEQLRARRLAAGMSLADLSTRTGYDRTYFAHAESGRRTATEPFAAAVDVALNADGELYKAWEKEDAIRRRDAATHRTRAAALAISRDLCAMADLDISELHAGVEATAVDYLGTPPAPMMDRAHALRAAAAERIRSGHHRPQDRSDLYVTAGQLSGVLAYALLDMGDPQEALHHVAAAARCAEYAGDAELAAWVAGTRSLICRFMGDYGLALDAIRDGYQHVGSGTGTGEARLRCGEAQCLANLGDSQAANAALDGAEDARGRIRRPDSLGGLFGFSAAKQSYYAGSSLIWLDGGHDAERAAREATAAIGMWQAGPEDERSLDDERLAHVYLATARVQLGDVEGAAEAIGPILSLPLEEQISWIIKRADRLASMLSAPRFQGNRTAEETVQAIKELAA, encoded by the coding sequence ATGCCGACCTTCCCAGAGCAGCTTCGCGCCCGCCGACTTGCGGCGGGGATGTCACTAGCCGACCTGTCCACGCGGACGGGCTACGACCGCACCTACTTCGCCCACGCGGAGAGCGGACGACGCACCGCTACGGAGCCGTTCGCGGCCGCGGTGGACGTCGCCCTCAACGCGGACGGAGAGCTGTACAAGGCGTGGGAGAAGGAAGACGCGATCCGCCGGCGCGACGCAGCAACGCACCGCACCCGGGCCGCGGCCCTCGCCATATCGCGGGACCTGTGCGCCATGGCCGACCTGGACATCAGCGAGCTGCATGCTGGCGTTGAGGCGACCGCGGTGGACTACCTGGGCACTCCCCCGGCGCCGATGATGGACCGCGCGCACGCACTGCGGGCCGCGGCCGCCGAGCGGATCCGGTCCGGGCATCACCGGCCGCAGGACCGTTCGGACCTGTACGTCACGGCCGGGCAGCTGTCCGGCGTGCTGGCATACGCGCTGCTGGACATGGGCGACCCGCAGGAGGCCCTGCATCACGTGGCGGCTGCTGCTCGGTGCGCGGAGTACGCCGGGGACGCGGAACTGGCGGCCTGGGTGGCTGGTACGCGCTCGCTGATCTGCCGGTTCATGGGCGATTACGGGCTGGCGCTGGACGCGATCCGGGACGGCTATCAGCACGTGGGGTCCGGGACGGGGACGGGCGAGGCCCGGCTCCGGTGCGGCGAGGCGCAGTGCCTGGCGAATCTCGGCGACTCACAGGCGGCGAACGCCGCTCTGGATGGCGCGGAGGACGCGCGCGGGCGGATCCGCCGGCCGGACAGCCTCGGCGGGCTCTTCGGATTCTCCGCAGCCAAGCAGTCGTACTACGCCGGGTCTTCGCTGATCTGGCTGGACGGCGGCCACGACGCCGAGCGCGCAGCCCGTGAGGCCACGGCCGCGATCGGCATGTGGCAGGCCGGACCCGAGGACGAGCGGTCGCTGGACGACGAGCGCCTCGCGCACGTCTACCTGGCCACGGCTCGCGTCCAGCTCGGTGACGTGGAAGGTGCGGCGGAGGCCATCGGGCCGATCCTGTCGCTGCCGTTGGAGGAGCAGATTTCCTGGATCATCAAGCGCGCTGATCGTCTGGCGAGCATGCTGTCTGCCCCGCGGTTCCAGGGCAACCGGACCGCCGAGGAGACGGTGCAGGCAATCAAGGAGCTGGCGGCATGA
- a CDS encoding GntR family transcriptional regulator, whose amino-acid sequence MTVTHMYADEPTALYRLYDTHEVLLYLGISRFPKYRLREHEDNQPWWHLVARTTVEWHENRTVARETEVRATKEEKPLYDKEWRHSRYDPKAGYDDTADRRLVRETLTARINDGSYPAGTILGTGSVSRELGIARTTVSYILGRLAAEDKVLRKVHHGRYTVIDSVT is encoded by the coding sequence ATGACCGTCACGCACATGTACGCCGATGAACCCACCGCCCTATACCGCCTCTACGACACCCACGAGGTGCTGCTGTACCTCGGCATCTCTCGCTTCCCGAAATACCGCCTGCGCGAGCACGAGGACAATCAGCCGTGGTGGCACCTGGTCGCGCGCACCACGGTGGAGTGGCACGAGAATCGCACCGTCGCCCGCGAAACCGAGGTCCGCGCCACCAAGGAAGAGAAGCCGCTCTACGACAAGGAGTGGCGCCACAGCCGGTACGACCCCAAAGCCGGCTACGACGACACAGCCGACAGGCGCCTGGTCCGGGAGACGTTGACCGCCAGGATCAATGACGGCTCGTACCCTGCGGGCACGATCCTGGGAACCGGTTCCGTGTCCCGTGAGCTGGGCATCGCACGCACGACCGTCTCGTACATCCTTGGCCGCTTGGCTGCCGAGGACAAGGTCCTCCGGAAGGTGCACCACGGTCGCTACACGGTGATCGACTCAGTCACCTGA
- a CDS encoding protein kilB → MWQSVIAILGTLAGASVSAWFQQRGQRAERTAAATAAHRRDALDAVTDLVTALADHRRTMWLREDARLSGADWTGLRADSHATRAAITAPAVRVTVLLPDLAATVQAAAAATYAMRNATDHAALNAAREDAITATDALTHAAGGLLAA, encoded by the coding sequence ATGTGGCAGTCCGTCATTGCGATCCTCGGCACTCTGGCCGGCGCGTCCGTCTCCGCCTGGTTCCAGCAGCGCGGACAACGCGCCGAACGCACCGCCGCCGCAACCGCCGCGCACCGCAGGGACGCCCTTGACGCCGTTACGGACCTCGTCACCGCGCTCGCCGACCACCGCCGCACCATGTGGCTGCGGGAGGACGCCCGTCTCTCCGGCGCCGACTGGACCGGGCTGCGTGCCGACTCGCACGCCACCCGGGCCGCGATCACCGCGCCCGCCGTCCGTGTCACCGTCCTCCTCCCGGACCTGGCCGCCACCGTCCAGGCCGCGGCCGCCGCCACCTACGCGATGCGCAACGCCACCGACCACGCTGCGCTGAACGCCGCCCGCGAGGACGCCATCACCGCCACCGACGCGCTCACCCACGCCGCCGGTGGACTCCTCGCCGCATGA